In the genome of Prosthecobacter dejongeii, the window CAGGGCTTTGTTATCTTCGTTGTTAAACCAGCCATGGACGCTGGGGGCGACGATGGCCCCGATGTCCGGGCACTGGGTCAGTTCTTCAATACTGGCCTTAGCGATGGCATCAATACTGCCAAAGTGCTCAAGCAGCTTGCGGGCACCACCAGCACCGACATGGAGGATGCCGAGACCGAAGACGAGCCGCCAGGCGTCCTGCTGTTTACTGGCTTCGATGGCCTTGAGGAGGTTATCAATGCTCTTGGTGCCCATGCGCTCCAGGCGGGCGAGTTTCAACTCGTTCAGGTCATAAAGATCGGCGGCGTCTGACACGGTGGGCACGCCGTTCAAGGGTGTGTCCACCAACTGGGCGACGACGGATTCGCCGAGGCCGCTGATGTCCATGGCTCCACGGCTAACAAAATGTTCTAAACGACGTTTCACCACCTCTGGACATTTGGGATTGGGGCAACGGATGACGACCTGTTCTTCGTCCTTGTGCACTCCGGTGCCGCAGATGGGGCAGTGAGTAGGGACTGGGATAGTGAGCTCGTCGCCAGTGCGTAAATCCTTTTTTACCATGACCACGGCGGGAATGATCTCCCCCGCTTTTTCGATGACCACGGTATCTCCTATACGGATATCTTTGCGTTCGATCTCCTCGAAGTTATGCAGCGTGGAGTAAGTGACCGTGGAGCCGCTGAGGAAGACAGGGGTGAGGCGTGCTACAGGCGTGAGGGCCCCGGTGCGGCCCACTTGGATGTCCACGGCGAGGAGCTTTGTCTTTGCTTGCTCAGGCTGATACTTGTAGGCGATGGCCCAGCGCGGGGCCTTGCTGGTGAAGCCGAGTTCGCGCTGATCCGCAAAGGCGTTGACCTTGATCACGGCACCGTCGGTTTCATAGGGCAGGGACTTGCGCATGGCATCCAGTTCATGGATGGCCTCCAGCAGGCCTTCGGCGCTGTCCTTTTCCCAGACTTTATCGGCCTTGCGCAGCCCGGCGTTTTTCAGCAGTTCATAAACCTCTGTCTGCGCCTCGATGGGCATGCCCCAGGAGTCGGCTAGGCCATAAAAAACGATGTCGAGCGGGCGCTTGGCGACGATTTTTGGGTCCAG includes:
- the ligA gene encoding NAD-dependent DNA ligase LigA, with the protein product MTHAEAAARAESLRTNLHRHNHLYYVEARQEITDQEFDALLRELQAIETQFPDLLTSDSPTQRVGGAPIEGFTQIRHTIPMMSLDNTYSEAELTAFFARLQKGLGREKIACVIEPKVDGVAISIRYENGVLKHGITRGDGQTGDDVTTNLKTIKALPLRLPKDGPQTFEVRGEVFMTKANFAKLNEEREDAGEPRFANPRNSTAGTLKLLDPKIVAKRPLDIVFYGLADSWGMPIEAQTEVYELLKNAGLRKADKVWEKDSAEGLLEAIHELDAMRKSLPYETDGAVIKVNAFADQRELGFTSKAPRWAIAYKYQPEQAKTKLLAVDIQVGRTGALTPVARLTPVFLSGSTVTYSTLHNFEEIERKDIRIGDTVVIEKAGEIIPAVVMVKKDLRTGDELTIPVPTHCPICGTGVHKDEEQVVIRCPNPKCPEVVKRRLEHFVSRGAMDISGLGESVVAQLVDTPLNGVPTVSDAADLYDLNELKLARLERMGTKSIDNLLKAIEASKQQDAWRLVFGLGILHVGAGGARKLLEHFGSIDAIAKASIEELTQCPDIGAIVAPSVHGWFNNEDNKALLERLRTAGLTFAQRTVEAASDKLNGSTWVITGTLSQDRETIADTIRANGGKVSGSVSGKTTYLLAGADAGSKLDKATKLGVKILSEEDFRGML